In Streptomyces sp. NBC_00341, the DNA window GCGCCAGCGGAGCTCGCTGCGCACCGGACGGCCGTCCGTGATCGGCAGGGGCCCGGGAGCGGACCTCGCGAAGTAGCGCAGGCGGGCCGCCGTGCGGGCGACCTCGGCGTACGACTCGGTGAGGGGTTTGCCCTGTTCACGGGTGAGCAGCGGCGCGAGGCCGGGCCCGGCCGCCTCCACGGCGTCGGCGGCCGCGAGCAGAGCGGTGACGCGGGCGCCGTCATCCGCCCGCCAGCCCCGCCACGCCTCCTGGGCCCGGCCGACGACGGCGTCCAGCTCGTCCGCCTGCTGGTCGGGGGAGTCGTCGAAGGCCTCGCCCGTCGCCGGATCGACGACGGCGAAACGCTCGCCGCGGGCCCCGGGCCCGCGGCGCGGCCGGCAGTTCGGCATGCCGGCGGTCAGCCCGCAGCGGCAGCGGCAGGGGCAGCGGTGGCGGCGTGCTCCCGGGCATGCCGGTCCATCTCTGCCCGGAAGGCGGCCACCAACTCCGGCCGAATCCGCCCGGAGTTGCGGTCTCCCCCCTCGCAGACCGCCCCGCGCACCCCCACGATGTCGGTGCCGATACGGGTCAGCGCCCCGAGGTCGGCCGCCCGGACACTGCCCGCGAGGGCGGCGAGCAGACCGGCCCCGTGGGCGCGTCGGACGAACTCCGCGCAGACATCGGGCGGCACATGGTCGAACAGCCGCGTACCGTCCTTGACCGCGGTGTCGAGCATGGCCGCGTCGGAGCCGGAGCGTCGGGCGATGTCGGGCAGCGCCAGCGGATTGACGCAGCCGATCCGGTGCGCGTCGGCATACCCGGAGGCGACGACGAACGCGTCCGGCCGGTACTCCTTCACCGCCCGGACCACCCCTCGCATGACCTCGACGGCCTGCTCGGGCGTCGTGCAGCCGTAGAGGCCGACCTTGATATACGTGGCCCCGGAGACGGCCGCGCCGAGCGCCGCCTGGGCCACCGTGCCGGGCTTGAACGGTACGTCCCCCACGGTGGCGGACACCGGCTTGTCAGCCGGGATCGCGGTCCGGATCTCCCTGATGACCCAGGGGAAGTTCGCGCCGAGCGACCCCTCGTCGGGCTTCTTGACGTCGACGATGTCGAGGTGCTCCGCCGCCTGCGCGCAGTCGAGGGCTTCCTCGACGCCGTCCGGGGAGATGAGAAGCAACAATGTGGGTTCCTTCCACCGCAGGCCCGGCTGCCCGCGGGCGGTCGGATCTGAGCCACTTGGATCACTTGCCGTCCGCTCATCATGGCCGCGGGCCGAGGCCACCGGCAGGGCGTGCGGAGTCAGAACGGTCCACTGCCCCGACCCCGGCACGCGCCGCGTTACGCCGTCCACGCCGGATCGCACCGGCTGCGGCACGGGACCGCCGCAGCCGCAGCGCCCGTTACGGCGTACGCTCCACGCCCGGCACCACCCGCATCCCCAGCCCCTTTACCCGGTAGATGCACGTGTCGTCGCCCCACAGCGACGCGTCCGCCACGGCATAGGGCCCCAGGGAGTCCGTGCCGCTCGCCACGATGTCCATGTCCACCCGGATCAGCCGGTTCGCCGGGGTGATCTGGCCACGATACGTCCAGCCGGACTCCCGGCCGGGCAGCACCGGTTCGAACACGGCGCCGGGAACACCGTCGGCCGCGCCGCTCTCCAGCAGGTGGAACTGGAGGAGCTGGCACACGGCCTCGATGCCCAACGAGCCCGGCTGAACCGGGTCCTGGAAGAAGTGGGCCCGGAAGAACCAGGCGTCCGGGCGGACGTCCTTCTCCGACCGCAGCCGGCCGAGCCCCGCGCTCCCCCCGTCCGGCCAGTAGCCCGTGATCCGGTCCAGCATCAGCAGCATCGGCCCCGGCAGCCGTGGTTCCCCGGCGCAGTACCGGGCCGGGCGGGCGGCGAGATCGACGGTACGGCCGCAGGGTTCGTCGAGCCGGGCCCGTTCGTCCTTTGACACCGCGAGACCCTGCTGCTCGTCGAAGGCGGACCGGGGGAAGTAGCCGAAGACCGTGGAGAGTTCGTACACCGGCACGCCGTCGGCCGTGCACTCCACCCGGAACGACTCGATGATCATGTCTCCGCCGGACGAGACGCGCGTCAGCTCGGCCCTGGTACGGACCGTGCGGGTCGCCGGAGTGACCTCGCCGGTGACCGTTCCCGTTCCGTCGAGGTTGCGGAACAGCAGGTCCGTCTCGCCGGTCAGCGCGCTGCCCACGTAGGAGGCGAGCCACCCGCAGGGCTGCAGCGCGATCTCCAGGAGGACGGCGAACGGCATGGCGCGGCCGCCATTCTGCTCGAAGTACCAGGCCAGGGCGGGCACGTCGTACTCGGCGACGACGACGCTGCCCTCCCGCATTCCGGCCTGCGGCCCGTCCACCGAGACGATGCGGCTCATGAAGTGGTACGGCGGACCGGGCAGCCGGGCCACCTTGCGGGTGCCGTCGAACGGCTCGTACATGGCGCCGAACGCCTCGCTCGGCCTGCCCCACGCGCAGGCCAGCAGCGAGGCGTGGTCGAAGGGGAAACCGTCGGCCGCCACAGCCACCGGCTTCGCCTCCCGGTGCCCGGCCAGCCCGGCGAGCCTCGGCAGGGGCACCGGGGCGCCGCCGGTCTGCACGGTGGGCGGGCCCGAGTGCCGCCAGTGCGACAGCGGCCAGTCGGGGACCAGCCGGAGCGCCATGCCACGGCCCAGGAACGCCTTCGCCCCGTCCACCGAGCCGAGGACATCGGCGTACAGCGTCGGCACCGGTCCGCCGGAGACGCCGGAGACGAACACCTCGTAGACGACCCGTCGGCCCTCCGGGGTCGCCTGGCCCCGGCACATCGCGCTGGAGGGGTGCTCGGTGACCGGTTCGAAGCGCCAGCCGTCCCGGTCGACGGTGAAGCCCAAGGCCGTCAGGTAGAACGCCATCGCCTGGAGACCGCCCTGGAGCATCAGAGTGCCCGGCATACAGGGGTCGTTCTTGAAGTGCCCGGTGAAGAACCAGTCGTCCGGCGACAGTGCGGTCTCGGCGCGCAGATACCCCCGCCCCCACGGTCCTCCGGCCGGGTCGAAGGCGACGACCTCGTCCAGCAGCCGCATCCGGCCCTCGTCCAGCGTGGGCGTGCGCACGTGGGCCGCCGTCGCCTCCCAGCCGGGCCCGAAGCAGTCGGCGGGCCGCCCCTGCGCCAGGGCCCGCATCCGGTCCGCGCCGAACCGGGTCCGTTCGCAGCGCACGGCCGGCGGGTCGAGCGGCAGGTCGTCACCGGGCGGGTGCTCGGCGGGATTCCAGCGGACACCGCCGCTGCCGGCGAGCTCCGCCGGAGTGAAGAAACCGGCCTGGCCCTCGCGGACGCTGAGCCGCAGCTCGCCGTCCACGTAGCAGTCGTAGTGGAAGAAGGCCAGCCGGACTCCGTCGGCCTCCGCGTGGCCGTCGACATGGATCTCGAAGCACAGGGTGTCGCCCGCCTCCGGCGGGGTGCCGTGGAACGTCACCTCGCAGCCGAGCAGCCGGTACGCGCGCTCGCCCCGGTTGAGGAGGTCGACGCCGAGCCAGCTGAGCAGGAGCAGATCGGCCTGGCCCGCCTCGATCAGCAGACCGGCCGGCATGCGCCCCGTGGGGTCCAGGTACCAGCTCCCGGCCAGGACGTCGGTCTCCGTCCAGATCCTCCCGTCCGTGCGTACCGGCCCCGGCAGGGTGAGCGCCGCGGGCACCGCGTCGAGGCCGGTGACCCGGTCGGCGAACAGCATGGGCGGCCCCGGCATCCGGGTCTGCACCGCGTATCCGTCCTGTTCGGCGAAGCGCGGACCGAACAGCGTGGAGATCTCGCGGGAGGCGAGGTGCTCCAGCTGGGCGCGGTCGAACTTCGGCCCCGGCCGCGGGACGTGTGAGGGCGCAGGCGCGGGCGCGGGTGACAGTACAGGTGCGGGGCGCGGGCCGGCACCCTCCCGGCCGGCGGTGGTCAGTGCCCTGA includes these proteins:
- a CDS encoding (5-formylfuran-3-yl)methyl phosphate synthase; translation: MLLLISPDGVEEALDCAQAAEHLDIVDVKKPDEGSLGANFPWVIREIRTAIPADKPVSATVGDVPFKPGTVAQAALGAAVSGATYIKVGLYGCTTPEQAVEVMRGVVRAVKEYRPDAFVVASGYADAHRIGCVNPLALPDIARRSGSDAAMLDTAVKDGTRLFDHVPPDVCAEFVRRAHGAGLLAALAGSVRAADLGALTRIGTDIVGVRGAVCEGGDRNSGRIRPELVAAFRAEMDRHAREHAATAAPAAAAAG